Proteins from a genomic interval of Diospyros lotus cultivar Yz01 chromosome 6, ASM1463336v1, whole genome shotgun sequence:
- the LOC127804924 gene encoding linamarin synthase 1-like has translation MGSTAEPQPRKLHVVCVPYPSQGHITPMMLLAKLLYSAGFHVTFVNTDFNHRRLLRSRGVEAVMGLPGFQFEAIPDGLPLSDADATQDVPALCDSTRKNCLAPFRELLRRLGSTAGVPAVTGIVSDGVMSFAIEAAKEIGVAEVQFWTASACSFMGYLHYRELISRGIFPFKDENFMIDGTLDTPVDWIPGMRNIRLKDLPSHLRTTDPNWIMFDFMGEEAQNCLKAPTIIFNTFGQLEQEVLDAIATKFPHFYTIGPLPLLCREVTDNQVNSLNPSLWKEDSKCLEWLDQREPNSVVYVNYGSVAVMSGKNFREFAWGLAESNRPFLWVIRPDIVISDDDELAALPEEFFEETKGRGLLVSWCCQVQVLRHPSIGVFLTHCGWNSMVESIGEGVPIICWPFFADQQTNCRYACTHWGIGMELDNEVTREEVAGIIKEMTEGDGGKKMRRNAEELKEKAVEAIGFGGSSYNNFDRLVKELSVHCID, from the exons ATGGGATCGACGGCAGAACCCCAACCAAGAAAGCTTCACGTAGTATGCGTTCCGTACCCATCGCAAGGCCATATCACCCCTATGATGCTACTGGCTAAGCTTCTCTACTCGGCAGGCTTCCATGTGACCTTTGTCAACACCGACTTTAACCACAGACGCTTGCTCCGATCCAGAGGAGTCGAAGCCGTGATGGGCCTCCCCGGATTCCAATTCGAGGCCATCCCCGATGGGCTTCCCTTGTCTGACGCCGACGCCACGCAAGACGTCCCGGCGCTGTGCGACTCAACTAGGAAGAACTGCTTGGCCCCGTTCAGAGAACTTTTGCGCAGGCTTGGGTCAACGGCTGGAGTACCGGCAGTTACCGGCATAGTGTCGGATGGAGTGATGAGCTTTGCCATAGAGGCTGCAAAGGAAATAGGGGTTGCAGAGGTTCAGTTTTGGACTGCTTCGGCTTGTTCTTTCATGGGTTACCTCCATTATCGTGAACTCATCAGCAGAGGCATTTTCCCATTTAAAG ATGAAAACTTCATGATCGATGGCACTCTTGATACTCCTGTCGACTGGATTCCAGGCATGAGAAACATCAGGCTCAAGGACCTGCCAAGCCACCTTAGAACCACAGATCCCAACTGGATCATGTTCGATTTCATGGGCGAGGAAGCCCAAAATTGCCTGAAAGCTCCGACGATCATCTTCAACACTTTCGGTCAATTGGAACAAGAAGTTTTAGACGCCATCGCAACCAAGTTCCCTCACTTTTACACCATTGGGCCACTTCCCCTGTTGTGTAGGGAAGTAACGGATAACCAAGTCAACTCACTCAATCCCAGCTTGTGGAAGGAGGATTCCAAATGCCTTGAGTGGCTTGACCAAAGAGAGCCCAACTCAGTCGTGTACGTGAACTATGGAAGTGTGGCAGTGATGAGTGGGAAGAACTTTAGGGAATTTGCATGGGGGCTTGCAGAAAGCAACCGCCCATTTTTGTGGGTTATTAGGCCTGATATTGTAAttagtgatgatgatgaattaGCTGCTTTGCCAGAAGAATTTTTCGAAGAAACTAAGGGAAGGGGGCTGCTAGTGAGCTGGTGCTGCCAAGTCCAAGTGCTTCGCCACCCTTCTATTGGAGTCTTCTTAACTCATTGTGGATGGAATTCTATGGTGGAGTCCATTGGCGAAGGTGTTCCCATTATCTGTTGGCCTTTTTTTGCGGATCAACAGACAAATTGTCGATATGCTTGCACCCATTGGGGGATTGGAATGGAGCTTGATAATGAGGTGACGCGAGAAGAAGTTGCAGGTATTATTAAGGAGATGACCGAGGGAGATGGAGGGAAGAAAATGAGGAGGAACGCGGAGGAATTGAAGGAGAAAGCAGTAGAGGCTATTGGTTTTGGGGGATCATCTTACAATAACTTTGATAGGCTCGTGAAAGAACTCTCTGTTCATTGTATAGACTAA
- the LOC127804301 gene encoding linamarin synthase 1-like produces the protein MGSPAEPQPRKLHVVCVPYPSQGHVTPMMLLAKLLYSAGFHVTFVNTDYNHRRLLRSRGVAAMMGLPGFQFEAIPDGLPLSDADATQDVPALCDSTRKNCLGPFRELLCRLGSTAGAQAVTGIVSDGVMSFAIEAAKEIRVAEVQFWTASACSFMGYLHYRELISRGIFPFKDESFMIDGTLDTPVDLIPGMRNIRLKDLPSFLRTTDPNSIMFDFMGEEAQNCLKAPTIIFNTFDQLEQEVLDAIATKFPHFYTIGPLTLLCREVTDNQVNSLNPSLWKEDSKCLEWLDQREPNSVVYVNYGSVAVMSGKNLREFAWGLAESNRPFFWVIRPDIVIGDDELAALPEEFFQETKGRGLLVSWCCQVQVLRHPSIGVFLTHCGWNSMVESIGEGVPVICWPFFADQQTNCRYACTHWGIGMELDNEVTREEVAGIIKEMTEGDRGKKMRRNAEELKEKAIEAIGFGGSSYSNFDRLVKELSAHCID, from the exons ATGGGATCGCCGGCGGAACCCCAACCAAGAAAGCTTCACGTAGTATGCGTTCCGTACCCATCGCAGGGCCATGTTACCCCTATGATGCTACTGGCTAAGCTTCTCTACTCGGCAGGCTTCCATGTCACCTTTGTCAACACCGACTATAACCACAGACGCTTGCTCAGATCCAGAGGAGTCGCCGCCATGATGGGCCTCCCCGGCTTCCAATTCGAGGCCATCCCCGATGGGCTTCCCTTGTCTGACGCCGACGCCACCCAAGACGTCCCGGCGCTGTGCGACTCAACTAGGAAGAACTGCTTGGGCCCGTTCAGAGAACTTTTGTGCAGGCTTGGGTCAACGGCTGGAGCACAGGCAGTTACCGGCATAGTGTCGGATGGAGTGATGAGCTTTGCCATAGAGGCCGCGAAGGAAATAAGGGTTGCAGAGGTTCAGTTTTGGACTGCTTCGGCTTGTTCTTTCATGGGTTACCTCCATTATCGTGAACTCATCAGCAGAGGCATTTTCCCATTTAAAG ATGAAAGCTTCATGATCGATGGCACTCTTGATACTCCTGTCGACTTGATTCCAGGCATGAGAAACATCAGGCTCAAGGACCTGCCAAGCTTCCTTAGAACCACAGATCCCAACTCGATCATGTTCGATTTCATGGGCGAGGAAGCCCAAAATTGCCTGAAAGCTCCGACGATCATCTTCAACACTTTCGATCAATTGGAACAAGAAGTTTTAGACGCCATCGCAACCAAGTTCCCTCACTTTTACACCATTGGGCCACTTACCCTGTTGTGTAGGGAAGTAACGGATAACCAAGTCAACTCACTCAATCCCAGCTTGTGGAAGGAGGATTCCAAATGCCTTGAGTGGCTGGACCAAAGAGAGCCCAACTCAGTCGTGTACGTGAACTATGGAAGCGTGGCAGTGATGAGTGGGAAGAACTTGAGGGAATTTGCATGGGGGCTTGCAGAAAGCAACCGCCCATTTTTTTGGGTTATTAGGCCTGATATTGTGATTGGTGATGATGAATTAGCTGCTTTGCCCGAAGAATTTTTCCAAGAAACTAAGGGAAGGGGGCTGCTAGTGAGTTGGTGCTGCCAAGTCCAAGTGCTTCGCCACCCTTCTATTGGCGTCTTCTTAACTCATTGTGGATGGAATTCTATGGTGGAGTCCATCGGCGAAGGTGTTCCCGTTATCTGTTGGCCTTTTTTTGCTGATCAACAGACAAATTGTCGATATGCTTGCACCCACTGGGGTATTGGAATGGAGCTTGATAATGAGGTGACGCGAGAAGAAGTTGCAGGTATTATTAAGGAGATGACTGAAGGAGATCGAGGGAAGAAAATGAGGAGGAACGCCGAGGAATTGAAGGAGAAAGCAATAGAGGCTATTGGTTTTGGGGGATCATCTTACAGTAACTTTGATAGGCTCGTGAAAGAACTATCTGCTCATTGTATAGACTAA